The Lepeophtheirus salmonis chromosome 1, UVic_Lsal_1.4, whole genome shotgun sequence genome has a segment encoding these proteins:
- the Sdhaf3 gene encoding succinate dehydrogenase assembly factor 3, mitochondrial — translation MSSPSFEHVRKVRMLYKTVLRLHRGFPEPAMKKLGDDYARDEFKRHATADPTQTRIFMDEWTKYAMDLSKQLGIKGPKTSKPVGSQMSPNQIDSLSVEQIAQLYELYQETIKPKVASESS, via the exons ATGAGTTCTCCAAGTTTTGAACATGTTCGGAAGGTGCGGATGCTATACAAAACGGTTCTTCGACTCCATAGAGGATTTCCTGAGCCTGCAATGAAAAAACTGGGAGATGACTATGCGAGAGATGAATTCAAGCGACATGCAACAGCTGATCCCACTCAAACCAGGATTTTCATGGACGAATGGACT AAATATGCAATGGATCTGAGTAAACAGCTTGGAATTAAGGGGCCAAAGACTTCAAAGCCAGTAGGGTCTCAAATGTCTCCTAACCAAATCGACAGTTTGTCTGTAGAGCAAATTGCTCAGCTCTATGAACTTTATCAAGAAACTATCAAACCTAAAGTAGCATCTGAGTCtagctaa
- the LOC121126450 gene encoding metaxin-1 homolog translates to MTDRVTLHIYSPAWGLPSFDRACLEMLTLCRINGFSIDVKESNNPFRTPEGRLPALYFGREGSPLTGFREVRSRLETLNFNSDYNLEEKQINERGLIENYVETALKPALEYLFWINPEVHGHVVRPLYSSKIPFPFGSYYLPKYHKEAIDYISVLYNVHHDDLEHGDSSVQTRANFKAQECLDFLTHRLAEKEFIFGKSPSSLDALVYSYLAPIAKIPLDSHPLGVYMKENCENLIKFVDRITTNYYHEIKSEYEKKKKEESLKQQSEMDILFYSKTNAFFSLCFASISMLGFAYHAGYFGR, encoded by the exons ATGACGGATCGTGTGACTCTCCACATTTATTCCCCCGCCTGGGGCCTTCCCAGCTTCGACAGAGCCTGTCTGGAAATGCTCACGCTCTGCCGCATCAATGGATTCAGCATCGATGTGAAAGAGTCCAACAATCCCTTTAGGACTCCAGAAGGAAGACTTCCAGCCCTTTACTTTGGTCGAGAAGGATCGCCCCTCACAGGCTTTCGTGAAGTTCGCTCCAGGCTTGAAACCCTTAACTTCAATTCGGATTATAATCTAGAAGAGAAGCAAATCAACGAGCGAGGGCTCATTGAGAACTATGTGGAAACAGCACTCAAACCCGCTCTAGAATATCTCTTTTGGATTAATCCAGAG GTCCATGGGCATGTTGTTCGTCCTCTTTATTCATCCAAGATTCCATTCCCTTTTGGATCTTATTATCTTCCCAAGTATCACAAAGAAGCAATTGACTATATATCCGTCCTCTACAACGTTCACCATGATGATTTAGAGCACGGGGATTCTTCTGTTCAAACAAGAGCTAATTTTAAAGCGCAGGAATGCTTGGATTTTTTAACGCATCGTCTGGCTGAGAAAGAATTCATATTTGGGAAATCCCCGTCGTCTCTTGACGCTTTAGTCTATTCTTATTTGGCTCCTATAGCCAAAATTCCTTTGGATTCACATCCATTAGGTGTATATATGAAGGAAAATTGTGAAAATCTCATTAAGTTTGTGGATAGGATCACTACGAATTACTATCATGAAATTAAATCCGAGtatgagaagaaaaagaaagaagagtCTCTGAAACAACAATCTGAAATGGATATTTTGTTCTATTCCAAGACcaatgcatttttttcattgtgcTTTGCAAGTATATCTATGCTGGGATTTGCATATCATGCTGGATATTTTGGACGATGA